The genomic stretch CCCGCTCTCGCTCCCGTTCCCGCTCTCGCTCCCGTTcccgctctcgctctcgctcaCCTTCTACTGACAGCCAGCGCTAAACGCTTCGTTTTGGTTTAATGGGAATCAACAGTAGAAACAACTTGATTCAACAGTAGAATCCGCTTGGAGGAGTTGACACACTGAAGCTCTTGTGACCACGTTTGAGAGCTGAGACCAGAGCTTTCCTCGAGTagtttgtttttcctgtctgGATTGTCATAACTATCATCAAGCTTTTCACATTTAAACACCAATACATTGTCATGCAGAAATCAGTCACTTATTTTATTCTCATCATATagtgtttaaattaaataacttAAACGGAGGACACTTGTCAAACAGTGATGCTGTTTGTGTCCCCCTCATTGCCCATCCAGATTAAACCCATAGGTGTGTCGCACCCAGTTACTCCTCACCTCCAAATGTATACATCAGCTATGCTGCAGTTCCTCTGCTGCAGCACCGTGTCTCCACACTGACGGACCGTTTCTCTCACCAAGCCACCACGTTTCATCAGGTCTCGGTTATTGAGTCTTTGATGGTATTTGTTAGTTATTAGGCAGGACTTGGGGGGCCTTTTGTGTGACCACgttctttactttttttgcaataCTTTTGCTCGTCTGTGGGAgagtttaaaatcacaaattttTGTCTGTATCATATGGTccaagtcctttttttttttttgccttttttttccctctcctgCATTTTCTGACCTACTGTACCTACcacagctggtgtgtgtgtaatatctATACATGAGGATTCTTGCACGTGCGATTTGTTTGATAAAAATTTAGAATCTTCtcattgttgaaaatgttttgtgctTAAAACTCAAATCAAATCACCCACCAAAACTGGCATTGGCAGGatcaagaacaaaaaaactaagTCATGGATCTTATATTTTCTGGTAGTTGACTGCCGAACTTATTTTGTTGGAGATGTAATTTTCCTTTTGAGGATAAGGTCAACACTTTAAAATGGCATTGCTTTAAAGAGGGCCGGTTGTTCTAGCATTGTAATTAaagttcttatttttatttttggggttttgtgtACAGCATTGCagacttttgttttacagtgtatAATGTAATTCCAAGAATGCTTGTTGGTACTGTGACTGTTACTGTGGTTTAATTGAACGTGTAGGCAAGAGTttgaaggaaaaacatttttgtacgtatggattttattttcagtgaaaaataTGGATGTTTGTATTGTTTAGGAAGATGacttaaacaataaaaacaattttaactAAATCATTTATCTCTTGTTTATCTGTGCTTCATTAGGAAACTTCTACAATGGTGTCAATTCAGACTGTACAATACTATCTTAAAAATAAGCCTGTCCTGCAGttagaaataaaatcaaacgGTCCCCTCACAGGCTTCTTTCGACTTGTCCTCAGTGATAGCTGGCTGGTATGTATCTGTAGGTCAGACAGACAAGCTCATTACAAATGCAAACCACTTTACCAAATAAGTTACTGCAACAAAATCTAAATAAGTCcactttttaatataaaaatgcaaaatttaGCAGACATCTGTAACTGGTAAGATACTGCACTCTGAACTAAATCGTGGTAGATGTCAAGATTTtgagtttatttcttttaattgtacTACATAATCTTACATTTAGTCTATTTCAACATATTTTGGCACCAGGAGTTTTGGCATGTAATAGGTCACCAGCCAGAATCCAACAGGTTTTGGTTATACAGCACACGTCTTTACCAGGGTGCCTCAAACATCTCATTATCTACTCGGTGGAACGGCACCAAGTTTGTCCCCCCCCCGACATGTTTttcacagcaaacatgttggcTTGTCACaccaggaaaagcacagctggaATTGATAACTTTAACGATGGCTCagttccatcaagtgtcccagtaagctatttcagtgagtcagcgtgcacaacaccagggcctctcctaagtggagAGCGGCAAACATAAACGGTTCTGAACACAGCCGtatttcctactatgacatgtcaacgcGTCTGCTGTGAAAAGGTCTATAGcttgttgtttaaaaaacaaatctattcaTCTTTCAGAGATGCTGAAACCAGGATTTAGTTggcattttttgctttttcacaTATCTCTTAAAtgattaatacattaatacGTCTGTGTGGAATAATTTTTCCAGTCCAGAATGAAAATGTTAGTGTTGTGTGCTTTTCGAAGGCCTGTATGACTCACCTTTCTTTCTGAGCGTGAACCTTTGGTGACACCAGAACAGCACAATGAGCACCCCCGCCTCCGTCAGCTGGAAGAACACGTAGACCACGGGGAACAGGAACAGAGTGCCGATCAGCGCCGGGGGAAAGGCCAGTTTCAGAAGGGTGGTGCACAGCTGGATGTTCTGACAGCCTGTTTCCATAGCAACGGTCCTCCGCTCCCTTATTCATAAGCCATGGATACATTAAGGAAGGCAGCTTATTCCCTGGCATGACTAATAGGCTACTTATCATCACAATATCCACCAGAGCTCGAATTCTACGACCACATAACTCACGATTGGTTAAGTTTGAAGAGCCAGGAGATGATGTATCCGAAGGAGTAGCCTATGAAGGGCATGAGAGCACCGATGGCCATGAGCGGGGGAGACAGCACTGTGAGGATGGAGTCTTCTGTATTAAGGCAGACAGCGATGGTGACTCCCACAAAGCCAACTGTCACAAAAGTGAGGCCTACCTGAGAATACCATTACAGGAGACAAGCTAGATTCATTTGCCTTCTGTGGTTTCTATATTATCATTTAAGAATAATGTCAGGTGatattctacattttatttattttcctacaTTGTCTTTGTGACACACAGAGCTACATAGGCCGTTTATTAAGGACATTTCTGAGCCAatcttttttgtattaaatgatttgtaactgtgatttttttattttttattccaatATCTTCAGTGTGAGCCAATGGGCTGACACAGACAATTTGTAGAAATTGGTTTTGGTTGATTATTTTTCGTAaactttcttctttaaaaaaaaaaatcttgaaccCTAACTAACCCTTTCAATGATTTGATTACTAATTAGTGCTATAACGTGTCAAAAATGAGTGAAAGTGAAATATGCCCATCAAAATCAGACAAAGTCCACGTTGATTTCCTGATTGCTTGTTTTACCTGACAAACTCTACAAAACCTAAAGATACTCAATTATGTataagtggaaaaaaagtatgAGTGCAAGGGTTCGCTCAATGAACAAAAACTGATCATTTGATTTAGTTTTACAAACCATTAATCAACTATTAATCCAACCTTATGACCCCCCCGTGTATGCTCTAACCTTTGTGATAGTCTTGGAGTACTGCGGCTTGTAGTAGTTGATGAGGATGCCCACACTGCAGGGTATGAGGATCATGACCAGCGATACGAGGATTTCAACGTAGGGCACGGAGTTCTGCAGGTCAAAGCCCTGGCAGTAGAGGTAAAACAGCAGAGGCATCATGCCCAGAGCCAGTACCGTGGAGCAGGACGTCATCACCATGCTGAACGGAAAAACACAGGTGTGATAAGTTCTTAGCCCTGGACATAACCTTCTGGCTGGTGCTGGGGATGGCGGGTCATTTCAGTCCCTCTAGCCCCAGCTGTGGCAGGGCGCATGGATGCAATGGAAGACTGGTCCAACGCAAGACATTGTACAAACCACTGGCCAGACTACCttttagagcccgaccgataaaggatttttaaggccaacaCCGATTTGattatttggtcatttaaaaatccgatacaCCGATATGTAGGccgatatacattttttttaaagcgtgtTACAAATtgtaaacagatttccctaacataagttatttgtagttaacaacaacaacaacaacaacaacaacagaacagaggaacttcaaaaatattaaatgaaatatgacaaatgaaatgtgtaaaaatacaaacttaagatatgaaacttcaagtcctttgaacaaaaacacattaacaaaaaaaaaaatctgtattgccaacagggacgttgtagagcgccctctggtggacacactatgcaacaccaacgctcataacaaGGTTGAcagtccattttttttgtttaatgtgtttgtttaattggacatataaatgccgataccgatagatcgggaaatgcctaatactCCAATTTTAATCTAGCCTGGAAGAAAGTCCTTTAAAAGGACATCTGTAGTTCCATACAATGGCTCTATAGAGTTATCATTAAGCACAATTATGCTGCTTAGAGTATCAGAATCagactgattagagacagtgttgctgggttattgcacaggaaTTGAACCTGGCACTGTGAGTCAGAGGTCAGCTGTTCAGAGTATAATGAAGATGACATTGCAAAAGCTTCAAGCATTTAGATGtcatacttttacatttttttgtcatcatctTGCAGCAAACTTGACAGCCTGTTGTTAAATGCATGGGTTGAAATGCACATTGTAGCCTCCAGGGGGCGCGCATGCAGGGATTCAAGATTGTCAATTGCATGTTGAGCATTATCTGATTCGCATGAGAGTTGCATGAATTGTTACAAGGTTTATTGTTATACTGCCCTTTTTATAACAGTAGCTGTTCAACAACCTGCCAGAGTCACCTTTATACTCTTTATAGTATAAGCAATAACTTTATATGATATTACAGGCAATAACTTTATATTATAAACCTTATTTATgatgcaaaaaatatttttttgtgcctGATGATAGTAATTatacaaataatattttgaCTCTAAGTGGCCTGTGAACATTTGTTATAATGATGGATTAGTTGAAACAAAATTCACAGTCAACAGCAGCAGGCGGTTGGGGCTCAGGAGCGGTAGAGCGGTCGTCTACAAGTGGAATGtcggtggttcgatccctggcctcCCTGGTCTACATGTCCAAGTGTCAAGCAAGACACTGTACCCCAAATTGCTCCTCATAGTTAGTGTGAATGTGCTTGAATGTTTCCTTGATGAGCGGGTGGTGCCCGTAGTGtgcaaagcactttgagtgTTCTTTAAGAGTAAATCAGTGCTACCATCCTCATTAACACAGAACCAATTGTTGGCCTGTACCTGATGATGTAGCACATCCAAGtgtttgtcaaattaaaaaataatctctcATTAAAAGGAATCTGTTTGATCAGCGTTGTTTTAGTCATCAGGGCCTTCGTTAAGGCCTCAAGCCGTCCTGTGTGTGCAGCCGGATGAGCTCCTCCGACAGATAGAGCAGGAATGTCCTCAACAGCATGCCGCCACGCCTAGTCCTTCATTAATAGGGTAATGGGGTGAATGACGTAGCGGTTGAGTAAAAGTGTTGGCCATTATCTTATTTATGATAATATCACAGTTGTATGATCGGACTGGTGATGTCCTGCAGGTCATTCAACTCTAATGATGACAGGAAACAAGTCACTTGTTATTAAATGGCAGGATGTGCTCTGATTGGCAGAGCACTTCACCAAAATCAATATATACAGTGCAGCCATACAGATGTACACGTTTTATGTTTGTTATTGGGACTATTTCTTTGGTAATTGGAAAAGATATATTGGACCAAATGGGAAATATTTTCATGTTGTATCTTTGCTCGAATGATGTGTTACGATTATTATGTAatcactgcttttgttttggtcATAGAACTTCAGACGGTCCAATCATTATCATTTCCACATGCCGCACATTATGAATCTCAGATTAGGCAACATATGATTTTAATGCTGAtatttctgtacttttactagAGTAAGAATTTGAATTCAGGACCTTCACTTTTAaaagagtatttctacactgtggtaaTGCTACTTTTTTACTTATGTAAGATTTGAGGACTTCTTCCACCCCTGCTGTGTACTTGTATTCAGAGGACAATGGACTGACTCATATTGGATCACTCTCCTCGTTTCAAATTGTGTGCTACAGTTTTACAGTGAATTCTCTGTGCTGTTAGGTGATTTAATTGGGATTATTTTAACCTTCCCTTGTCTATCTTCTGTAACTCCAGTGTTCACTTGTACAGTAATTGCCTCGTGTGTATTCATGTCTTTTtggaatatactgtatttgttggTCAACAAATATGTCAGAGCaaacaggttgtgtgtgtgtgtgtgtttgtgtgtgtgtgcgtgtgtgcatgtgtgtgtgtgtgtgtgtgtgtgtgtgtgtgtgtgcgtgtgtgtgtgtgtgtgtgtgtgtgtgtgtgtgtgtgtgtgtgtgtgtgtcttacctgAGGTTCATGTCTCCCTGCAGAGCCAGGGCCAGGATGTTGGAGAGGGCCCCTCCAGGACAGCAGCCACAGATCAGAACCACCATAGCCATCATTTCAGTCAGCTGGAACGCCTTCAGCATGAAAGGATAATGAATTCATATAGAGTTATGATGCCAATGATCTATTACATCTATCTATTACTGACAACATTGTCTAATAGTGATGCACCTGCGGATCTgattatggaaataaaatagatggaaacaaagaaaaactgcaatGCAAAAGAGGGTTTTGTCTGGGGTGTAAAAAAACCGTGTGAACAAATAAATCAAGCAGATGACGAAAAATACACAACTTGCACTATTATTTTATCGCAACCATAATCATTATTTGGGGATATTATACCCCAGAGTCGGTCGTTGGAATGTTGttctgctacgccctgctatgcccgGCTGCGCCCTGCTACTCCCTGCTgcgccctgctgtgccctgctgcTCCCTGCCACGCCATGCTATGCCCCGCAGTGCCcactacgccctgctacgccctgctacgccctgctacgccctgctacaccctacagtgccctgctatgccctgctctgccctgctacaccctgctatgccctgtggTGCCCTGCTACTCCCTGCCACGCCATGCTAAGCCCTAAAGTGTCCACTATGCcttgcagtgtcctgctacgccctgctactcCCTcctgtgccctgctacaccctgctacgccctgcagtgtcctgctactCCTTAGTATGCCCTGTCccgccctgctgtgccctgcagTGCagtatttctagtcatagttctagTAACTTTACtgttactataattgccactgttcgtcacacccccaaccggcaccggcaggcaccgcccaccaagagcctgggtccgtcagaggtttctccctaaaaggaagtttttccccGCCATTGCCACTTTAAAtacttgctcttgggggaattaatggaattgttgggtctttttaaattatagcgtgtggtctagacctactctatctgtaaagtgtcttgatgtacctcttgttatgatttgataccatgaataaaattgaattggaattgaattaaattatttCAGCCCGTTGAACTCTGTGACCCTTGAGCATGATGTCTTGATAATTATCACATATTAATACTGTAATCAAATATGCATGTGCTTCAAACTGTATGAGTAAGCCTAGTAGTCATACATTTCAATCATCCAGATTGTGACTGTGATCCTGATGCCATTTTACAATGTCAATTCTGTGAGAATCACCATCCTCTTTTCTTTGCAAACCTGTGGGCCTGTAAAGCCATTGAAATTACACAATGGGATTTGAGGCTTTAGCTTGCTAAATATACATTAATTGCCTGGGTGGTTagtgcatacatacataaacaaacatatagaaccttgaaatgaaataaacagaaacaaattgcCTTTATGTGAAATAGCAGTTACtggagaaagctgcaagcaggAATACCAGAGGCCAAGTAATCGGCCCGATATGGCTGCTACGCTAGTAATCTTAAAAACAGGAATACTAACCTTAGCTAGGCAAAAGGCTGAAAGAGGCATGACACCATACTGGGCCAGCGCTGCTATTGCTACCCCCTTAGGTTTCACAATGTGAGCctggaaagaaggaaaaagacgTTTTGGTACATAAATCTTCATTGATTGTAAACGCTGTCTATACATACAGATGATGAACTTTAAACGGACAGATGTGTGTGGACAGCTTAAGTCACCTTGATCTTGGACACCTCCATGGTGCATCCTAGTGAAACCATGCTGATGAATAGGAAGACTATCATAAGTAGATTGATGATTTTCTCCATGACCGGCGACACAAGACCCGTGAAAACAGAGCTGGTGTTAGTAGTTGTCATGTTGAACCCAAAGCTTTGATTTTGCCACAAAACCGGTTCAGAGAACAGATCAGATGTGTAGGCCTTGGTGTCTGCCATGTTGGAGGAGAACGTGGGAGACTGATttgtaatcttaaaaaacacaaaaacatgggcaCACTGTTAGAGAAAGTTGGAGTaagacagcaaataactttacatctgaagcgttttaAGActctacagtgaggaaaataagtgttTGAACACCCTGCTTTTTTGCAAGTtgtcccacttagaaatcatggaggggtctgaaattgtcattgtaggtgcatgtccactgtgagagacatgatctaaaaaaaaaatccagaaatcacatcAATCacgtatgattttttaactgtttatttgtatgatgcagctgcaaataagaatttgaacacctgtctataagctagaattctgaccctcaaagacctgttagtctgccttcaaaatgtccacctccgcTCCATTCATTATTCAAAATggccatttggatgatccagaggagtcatgggagaaagtcatgtggtcagatgagaccaaaatagaactttttgctcataattccactaactgtgtttggaggaagaagaatgatgaataccatcccaagaacaccatccctactgtgaagcatgggggtggtagcgtcatcctttgggggtgtttttctgcacatgggacagggcgactgcactgtattaaggagaggatgaccggggccatgtattgggagattttggggaacaacctccttcccttagttagagcattgaagatgggtcgaggctgggtcttccaacatgacaatgacccgaagcacacagccaggataaccaaggagtggctctgtaagaagcatgtcaaggttctggcgtggcctagccagtctcaagacctaaacccaatagagaatctttggagggagctcaaactctgtgtttctcagcaacagcccagaaacctgactgatctagagaagatctgcgtggaggagtgggccaaagtAGCATGGTGTTCAGAtacttgtttttctcactgTATTTGTCCGTTTTTCATTTCTAAAGcaacatgacaatgtataaatGAGCCTGGTTGTGACAAATGGGGGCTCGTCGATTGCTGTTGTTATTTACTGAAAGTCaatcattaaataaatgtcaaacctATGAATCGACATTTATGCATcagaaatactttttctttcttccaatCCTATTAATCagatttatgataaataaatataatgaaaattGTAACCGAGTAGTTATACATCGTTGTatagtactttacttaagtaaaagatccaAGTACTTCTTCCAATGCACATGCACAGCACATTCTGCTCTTTGTGATAAGACTGAAATATTCAGAGCATGACGAGAGTTAGGCAGCCAGAAAGGAAGAAGAGCAGGTCTTCTTTAGTGTTGCATCCTGCCCTTGATGGACAGAGAGCTCTGCAGTCAGCATGTTGAAGATAAACCTGAAGCTTAACACAGGCAGCACAAGGTCGGAGATATGTGACCGAGAACACACTAACATGAAACACAATactgtgtgtgaaaagaaatccTTTCCACCGTTTTCTGAAGAggtaattgaaataaaaagcaaagcaacTAGTAGAAATGTTAGAATCTTGAAGTCAGAAACTTGATTGTTTTAATAAGTCTGCTCACCGCTTTCTTCTACGTACGTTGTTTTCTTCAAAGTGTTCAATGTCTCTGCACATGCAGATAGGTCACTGTTGTGTTGATAAGAAGTGTTTTTCATCAGTGATCAATGGGAGCATAATCTTTCAGTTCATAGTACACATTATATGATCCTGAGAACTTTTCACCTAATGTTTCCTGTAGTGTAGCTCCAGAACGTTGTCTACGTCTACTGTGGATTTGATTTCTAACACTCTAATAAAACAACTTTAGCAGAAAACACACTGCAAGTCTGTTCATACAGTTGAGTCTTGCACTGTCCTGGTTTCAGCAAATACTATAGAAGGTGCTGACCTCACCTGCGCACACCAGCTACTTTAGCATTAGTGTACCAACGAAGAAGAGAATAAATTAAAGAGGAAACTTCTCATGCATGTTGCTCTGTGCCAGCACCAGAGAAGCTTGTGAATactcttgtgtttgtttgtttttattcttttttcaattattactcttttttatttaaagccaaACAAACGCTTTGTACCACACTATCATATAGTTGCACACAGATGTAAGTATGTATTTAATACCAATATCTTTGtggctatttttttatttgccttggcagtgcccagaggtgaactggcatctcgcCAGCCACCAATCTACCCTCTGTACTCTGGTCCGTACAGGGactaacccaactccctacggactgagctactgccactaACATTTCTTACGaagatattattttttatcatttcaacTGCATTAATGACATAATTCATTGCTTACATCTTCTTATGATCACATTATAATGTTTCACAAACTGTTGTTCATACTGCTTGTAAATTCTAAAAAATAGGGGTAGTATTGCCAGCAAGATATCATTGCAAATAGACTGAcaaactgtattaaaaaaagaattatgacATCAAAAGAAATCTAGAAATAacccacaattttttttttaatgcttccgggctaaaatgtcacaattcacTGCTTATTTATACTTTTAGTGATTCAGCAAAAACAATTGCACATTTTGGCAGCAAGTTGCTTAAATCTGGCTAATCTGTAGACGCAAGAAATCACGGTGTTTGCTTTCTGCGAACCTCACTCTCCTTTGTGCTTCGATGCAAAGTAACCCTCTCCAGAGTTTGCAACCACATCCTCCCTGCTGACATGCTGTGTGCAGACAAATTACCTACACAGGGTTTCTACCATATTTTGTGCACCCATTAGAAAAAAGTAAAGAGCTTTATAAATGTgtcacacattcacagacagtACACACTGATTTCTTGACTGTTCTGGAGGTGAGAAATGCACACCTATTCTTGGAGGTCAGgttgtacaaatacacacatgggTTCCCCAGAAACACACACGGGTTCCCCAGAAACTAATGCTTATCCCTACTGTAAGTGTAAAACTGAGAGATTTGTTTGCAGCTGCACACTTCACATATTGTGTTGTTACCTGTTG from Etheostoma cragini isolate CJK2018 chromosome 18, CSU_Ecrag_1.0, whole genome shotgun sequence encodes the following:
- the slc10a1 gene encoding sodium/bile acid cotransporter, with the protein product MADTKAYTSDLFSEPVLWQNQSFGFNMTTTNTSSVFTGLVSPVMEKIINLLMIVFLFISMVSLGCTMEVSKIKAHIVKPKGVAIAALAQYGVMPLSAFCLAKAFQLTEMMAMVVLICGCCPGGALSNILALALQGDMNLSMVMTSCSTVLALGMMPLLFYLYCQGFDLQNSVPYVEILVSLVMILIPCSVGILINYYKPQYSKTITKVGLTFVTVGFVGVTIAVCLNTEDSILTVLSPPLMAIGALMPFIGYSFGYIISWLFKLNQSERRTVAMETGCQNIQLCTTLLKLAFPPALIGTLFLFPVVYVFFQLTEAGVLIVLFWCHQRFTLRKKDTYQPAITEDKSKEACEGTV